A stretch of Chloracidobacterium validum DNA encodes these proteins:
- the galK gene encoding galactokinase: protein MASPARTFHQCFNTPGRGFAAPGRVNLIGEHVDYNAGIVLPMAIDCRMQVWASPRPDRQLHVVAHDVGQAATLDLDRPERHTGTWRDYIAGTAFHLEAAGYQLTGANLLVTSDIPAGAGLSSSAALEVVVGFALLTLAGQTINRLALARAGQAAEHDFVGTHCGLMDQFVIAHGRAGHAVEFDCRSGHYEFVPLDPTACSVVVADSGIRHRLAGSAYNTRRQECETALKELQRSFPSLTTLRDVAETALPSALELLDEPLSRRVRHVVTEIGRVTAFAQALRAGDWTRAGQLLTASHRSLAEDYAVSCPELDALVAAAQHAPGCYGSRMTGGGFGGCTVNLVVPEALPDFQAAVSQAYTQAVGHPPRLWAVTPADGVGEIT from the coding sequence ACGTTTCACCAGTGCTTCAACACCCCTGGGCGGGGCTTTGCCGCGCCGGGGCGCGTCAACCTCATTGGCGAGCATGTGGATTACAACGCCGGCATCGTGCTGCCGATGGCGATTGATTGCCGAATGCAGGTCTGGGCCAGCCCGCGCCCAGACCGGCAGCTCCACGTCGTGGCCCACGATGTCGGACAAGCGGCCACGCTCGACCTCGACCGACCGGAGCGACACACCGGCACCTGGCGCGACTACATTGCCGGCACGGCTTTTCATCTCGAAGCCGCCGGCTACCAGCTCACCGGCGCCAATCTGCTCGTGACGAGTGACATTCCGGCCGGGGCCGGACTGTCCTCGTCGGCCGCCCTGGAAGTGGTGGTTGGCTTTGCCCTGCTGACACTGGCCGGCCAGACCATCAATCGCCTGGCGCTGGCGCGCGCCGGCCAGGCCGCCGAGCATGACTTTGTCGGCACACACTGCGGGTTGATGGATCAGTTTGTCATCGCGCACGGACGAGCCGGGCACGCGGTCGAGTTCGATTGCCGTTCGGGACACTACGAGTTCGTGCCACTTGACCCAACCGCCTGCTCGGTCGTGGTTGCCGATAGTGGCATCCGCCATCGGCTGGCCGGCTCGGCATACAACACGCGCCGGCAGGAATGCGAAACCGCGCTGAAGGAACTGCAACGAAGCTTCCCGTCCCTGACGACGCTGCGGGACGTTGCCGAAACCGCATTGCCGTCGGCTCTGGAGCTTTTGGACGAACCCCTCTCCCGACGGGTGCGCCATGTCGTCACCGAGATTGGACGGGTCACCGCCTTTGCCCAGGCGCTGCGCGCTGGCGACTGGACACGGGCGGGGCAACTCCTGACGGCATCGCATCGGTCCCTGGCGGAAGATTACGCCGTCAGTTGCCCGGAACTCGACGCGCTCGTGGCCGCCGCGCAGCACGCGCCCGGTTGTTATGGGTCCCGCATGACGGGCGGCGGATTTGGCGGATGCACGGTCAACTTGGTTGTGCCGGAGGCGCTCCCAGACTTTCAAGCGGCGGTTTCACAGGCCTACACGCAAGCCGTTGGCCATCCGCCCCGGCTCTGGGCTGTCACCCCGGCTGACGGGGTCGGCGAGATTACCTAG
- a CDS encoding TolC family protein: protein MLYAQPTRRWLCFLAALLWTLQVASAQSPSPMAVTVEQAVAETLQRNLNLLAERYEIPRAEAEVIAARLRPNPVLSLGGDHLDLLGTGYSLTNNAGPAEYSARVDWPLERPSKRRARIAVAEQARAAAEFRFQDALRQLTLEVQQAFVELQAAKESLSLARANQRTFEELVTINAARVRAGDLAPIELVRTRVSAVQLNQSVLQAEARWRVAQNRLQALMGRAEALDVFEAVGEMRRDALPASLSPLMTKAFDRRPDLCALRAEQARSLADLKLQLAQGKIEYTVGVEYRRQQGLAGTGNSLGLFLALPITIYDRNQGGIARAQAEVSQAERRIAALEREIRAELEATYTQCRAADAVLISFESGLLDQARDVLEVTEYAYRRGEASFVEFLDAQRTYNEARQGYIDARAEYARLRFTLDSLITEGMP from the coding sequence ATGCTCTACGCTCAACCCACGCGCCGTTGGCTATGTTTCCTTGCGGCACTACTCTGGACGCTCCAGGTTGCGTCGGCCCAAAGTCCGAGTCCGATGGCGGTGACGGTCGAGCAGGCTGTTGCGGAAACACTCCAGCGCAACCTCAACCTCCTTGCCGAACGCTATGAAATTCCACGCGCCGAAGCCGAAGTCATCGCGGCGCGCCTGCGCCCCAACCCGGTGCTGAGCTTGGGCGGCGACCACCTCGACCTGCTGGGAACCGGCTACAGCCTGACGAACAATGCCGGGCCGGCGGAATACTCGGCGCGGGTGGACTGGCCGCTCGAACGCCCAAGCAAGCGGCGGGCGCGGATTGCCGTCGCCGAACAGGCGCGCGCTGCTGCCGAGTTTCGCTTTCAGGACGCCCTGCGCCAACTCACGCTGGAAGTCCAACAGGCCTTCGTCGAGCTGCAAGCCGCCAAGGAAAGTCTCAGTTTGGCGCGCGCCAATCAGCGCACCTTCGAGGAACTCGTCACCATTAATGCCGCGCGGGTTCGGGCCGGGGATCTCGCCCCAATTGAACTCGTCCGAACGCGCGTTTCCGCCGTCCAGCTCAATCAGTCGGTGCTCCAGGCCGAAGCCCGCTGGCGTGTGGCGCAAAACCGTCTCCAGGCGTTGATGGGACGCGCCGAGGCGCTCGATGTCTTTGAAGCCGTTGGCGAAATGCGCCGCGACGCCCTGCCCGCGAGCCTTTCGCCACTGATGACCAAGGCCTTTGACCGCCGGCCTGACCTGTGCGCGCTGCGGGCCGAGCAGGCCCGGAGCCTGGCCGACCTCAAGCTCCAGCTTGCCCAGGGCAAGATTGAATACACCGTCGGCGTTGAATACCGCCGGCAGCAGGGGCTGGCCGGCACCGGCAACTCGCTGGGTCTCTTCCTCGCCCTGCCCATCACGATTTATGACCGCAACCAGGGCGGGATTGCGCGGGCGCAAGCCGAGGTCAGCCAGGCCGAACGGCGGATTGCCGCTCTCGAACGCGAAATTCGCGCCGAACTTGAAGCCACCTACACCCAGTGCCGGGCCGCCGATGCCGTTCTCATCAGTTTTGAAAGCGGCTTGCTCGACCAGGCACGCGACGTCCTGGAAGTGACCGAGTATGCCTACCGCCGCGGCGAGGCCAGCTTCGTCGAATTCCTTGACGCGCAGCGCACCTATAACGAAGCCAGGCAGGGCTACATTGACGCGCGCGCGGAATATGCCCGGTTGCGCTTCACGCTCGACAGTCTCATCACGGAGGGAATGCCATGA
- a CDS encoding efflux RND transporter periplasmic adaptor subunit has protein sequence MTTHRLAGCLTVGCLAAALSLGCQNKTETAAPPAPLDWTREVRVEPVAVERAPRDEVIAPGKVELDPNRIARVMLPLPGRITDVRVRVGDAVRAGQPLVTLESPDVAEAVGALRQAEAALVQARAGLAQAEAALAKAEQDAERAKDLYEHRAIAQKEVLAADNVVAQSQAAVEQARAVVSQAEAGREQVRRRLETLGLDDSGREQRMTVRAPLNGKVLELAVVPGEYRTDTSVSLMTVADLSRLIITANVPEASLYLVQVGENVEVELTAFPDQRFTGRVARIGDTIDPQTRAARVIVELTGGAQRLRPDMFARLRLSDEPTLLPVVPKAAVVEREGVTGVFIEREPGKFDWRPIRVGVSLGERVAVLEGLQSGERVVVGGTMLLYRN, from the coding sequence ATGACCACCCATCGTCTGGCCGGATGCCTCACGGTCGGATGCCTCGCGGCGGCCCTCAGCCTTGGTTGCCAGAACAAGACCGAAACTGCTGCGCCGCCCGCTCCGCTCGACTGGACGCGCGAAGTGCGGGTCGAACCGGTCGCCGTCGAACGCGCGCCACGCGACGAAGTCATCGCCCCCGGCAAGGTCGAACTGGATCCAAACCGGATCGCCCGCGTCATGCTGCCGCTCCCCGGACGCATCACCGATGTTCGCGTCCGGGTGGGCGATGCCGTCCGCGCCGGACAGCCACTGGTCACGCTTGAAAGCCCGGATGTCGCGGAAGCCGTCGGCGCGCTCCGCCAGGCCGAAGCTGCGCTGGTGCAGGCCCGCGCCGGACTGGCCCAGGCCGAAGCCGCGCTGGCCAAGGCCGAGCAGGACGCCGAACGCGCCAAAGACCTCTATGAGCACCGCGCCATTGCCCAGAAGGAAGTGCTGGCGGCGGATAACGTCGTGGCCCAGTCACAGGCCGCGGTCGAACAGGCGCGCGCCGTCGTCAGCCAGGCCGAGGCCGGGCGGGAACAGGTTCGCCGTCGGCTGGAAACCCTCGGACTCGATGACAGCGGACGCGAACAGCGCATGACCGTGCGCGCCCCCTTGAACGGCAAGGTGCTGGAGCTGGCCGTCGTGCCGGGCGAGTATCGCACCGACACGTCCGTCTCGCTGATGACGGTTGCCGACCTGAGCCGGTTGATCATCACGGCCAATGTGCCTGAAGCCAGCCTCTATCTGGTCCAGGTCGGTGAAAACGTCGAAGTCGAGCTGACCGCCTTTCCCGATCAGCGCTTCACCGGCCGCGTCGCACGGATTGGCGACACGATTGACCCACAAACCCGCGCCGCGCGCGTGATCGTCGAGCTGACCGGCGGCGCACAGCGGCTGCGCCCGGACATGTTCGCCCGGCTCCGGCTTTCCGACGAACCGACGCTGCTGCCGGTCGTGCCCAAAGCGGCTGTCGTCGAGCGGGAAGGCGTCACCGGCGTTTTCATCGAACGTGAGCCGGGCAAGTTTGACTGGCGGCCCATCCGGGTGGGGGTCTCGCTGGGCGAGCGGGTGGCGGTGCTCGAGGGGCTGCAATCCGGGGAGCGCGTGGTCGTCGGCGGCACGATGCTGCTTTACCGAAACTAA